Below is a genomic region from candidate division WOR-3 bacterium.
TTCTCGATATGCACATATCCCGCTTTCTCCAATTTCATAAGATGGGACGAGAGGTTTCCCTTTGTCAGGTTCGTCTGCCTCAGAAGAAACAGGAAATCGGCGCTCTCGACAACGTATAGGTACGACAGAATCAGAAGCCGCGCAGGCTCGTGGACAACCCGGTCAATGTCAACGATCTTCTGAAGTTCCTGCGCCTCTTTCTTCTTAGCCGCCATCCGAGCCCTCCTCAGGCTGTCGTGGATGCTTCTTCAAGAAATCAAGAAATATCCTGAGGCCGATCAGCGTAACACTAACACCGAGAACGACAAAATAGAATTTCAT
It encodes:
- a CDS encoding transcriptional regulator, with the translated sequence MAAKKKEAQELQKIVDIDRVVHEPARLLILSYLYVVESADFLFLLRQTNLTKGNLSSHLMKLEKAGYVHIEKKFVEKIPRTLLSLTKEGRKAFHEYSQRMKKIFRELPG